AGATAAGTTCTTTGTATTTTATGTAAACTTAAAACTTTTCTTAATTAAGGTTACGAGAAATATTTGAATCAAAAGATTTTATagaagaattttattcattgatcGGTGTgtaaaatatactatatactgttgatggagcaaattttaatttgtaaaaataattataaattttaattttaaaaatcaaatcgtATCACAtcaataatatgaataatatatctTAGCTAGCTACTGACTTGTGAGTATGATGATTCAATTATAAAACATTATCATTTGGCtgaaattaaaggaaaatacGATGATTCAAATTTGTGGAACAACTTTAATGGAAAACGTGGAGTAATTCAAGTCAAATAAAGTAATTGAGAAACAGTGAGGTTGGAAAGAGATTGAGTGATGTGAGATGCAAGAATAGGGGCAATAGAAGTCAAGCAAGTCCAAATCTGTCCAATGCTGGAAGTTGAAGGAGGATTCGCAGATTATGGAGTTGGAATTCAAAATGGAAAGGCTTTTCTGCAacgtttattgcatttattttgggaGCAGACTTTTTTGCCTAGGTTTCTTTGTTTTATAGCGTCAATGGAGTAGCTGAATTGATACGAGttagtattttattaatttgaggatataaattaaaattatttataataataaaatctgatCTTTAGGTTTAGACAGACTAAATATTTTAGAGATGCCATAATAACGGGCAGTTCAAACCGGAGTAGAATATtctaatcacataaaaaataaaaaaattaaaaaaaaaaaaaaaaaaaaaaaaaaaaaaaaaaaaaaaacctcttcTAATGACGCTTAGAGCTGCTACACTGGACTCCCCGcctatgaagaaaaaataaaaaggtttctttgttttattagaTGAGGAATCTTTTCACTAGTAGCACGGTAGCATGTTTTAGACTTACAGACTAGCACGCGTATTGCATTCAATTTGAGGGCAGACTTGCTTGCCTATTTTCCTCATTAGATTATGATTTATGAATAAagtttgtttattattattccaGATTTCTTTAAAGAAATCTCATAATACATGTTTAATCTTTGAGAAAAGCTATATTTTCACATCCACCACGTATGCCACATCGGATTCGATTGGCATGTTGTGTATACTAACTCTGTGGCCATGTACACcaaaaatagtgaaaataatATGTTCTATGATTTAATCTATTCTGTCTGTATAATACTAATTCTGGAACATCTTAAATGCTGTCAAATATCTAATGAAACGCGAGGAAGAACCAATCGATATACTGCAAACACTGAAAGCGTAGGAAGTTTTAGGTTCGCACTACATACCTTAAATCCATAACACATCATTGCTCAAGATTGCCACCAACCTACTATACAAAATCTGCACCTTGAGGGGCAAAATTGGTGCATAATCACCTTAAATATGAAGGAAAAATATTCTCAGAATTGGCCATTCCAAGTTACTCCATAATATTTTCCCTGCACCAGCTGATTATTAGTGGCTGCATATACAAAACATTCCAGTCCTCACCAAAATACTCGTATCATGGTTGCACTTGTTAGGTTGCATTTCTGAGCACCTTGTTAAATATTGTATTTTGTACCAACTCTTTAGCAGACGGCCGCCGCACTGGATCTGGGTCTACCATTGCCTGAAAGAATTGGCAAAAACAACAGAAAATCAACCATGTTGTTGCAAATTCCTTGTAACTACAAACCAGCTTCGAAATATATCTTAAAAATGAATGGCAATTTTCTTCTAGAACGGGCATTTGTCTGTCAGATGATAAAGAAAGTATGCGAAACCAAATTAAGCATACTAATATTACAGTCAAAACTATGACCTGTAGTTGCTCATATATCATCTATAGCAGAACAGAGATGCAGATCAACGATATTCAACCTATTAATCTTCTAATTACAATTTTACTTGCACTTGTTATCCTAAGTTGCTTTCCACAAGCTCCCAAGATGAGCGAGAACAATATTTCCTTGGTTATAAAGAACTCGAGCAGAACTAGGGACAAAAGAACAATTTGCACCTTGAGTAAGTTCTGAAATTGCAATGAATGACCAGGAAGGAGTGGCAATTTTCCCTCTTTAAGATTCAGAAACTGAGATCGTGATTCTGGCAAAGGTGACCCTCTAATAAGCTCATAAATAGCAGCTCCCAAGGAGAAGATGTCAACCTTGTCAAGATAATCATATTTTTCGTTCAATATTTCTTGAGGCATATAGCGCGCATCACCCTCTTCAATTGGCAGGCTCTTATCGGTGAGAGTTGCACATCCAAAATCACCAAGCTTATAAACACCAttctttacataaatattatcaGGTTTGACATCTAGGTGAACAATTCCTCTTTCATGAATAAACTGCAATGCCTTTGCAACCTGTGAAAATAAGGCATAAAAAATGACATAATAATGGTACAGGaaaattcatatttaagatGTTCAGATCGATTAAAGTGTATAGAGCACCAAGTTcagacaaattaaaataaaagattgcATTTCATCTTTGCTTTTAGCATTGTATAATGTATTCATATGAAGAACAAATCTGAACACCAAATTACAAACAGGATAACCCTCAAAATATAGAATTCTTCACAAAGTTCTATGATAAAGCTTATTTCCATGCTAACCATGGGTGCCTTCCAATATTTCACTTAACATTACAATATTTCAAATCTGTCTATCGGTGATTGAAATGCACTGCACACAAGAACAAAGGAGCTTATAGGTAAAATATCACCATCCAAAACAGATGGATATTTTAAAGAAAGGTATAAAGAGTTGACTTAGGAGCATTCAATCATATCTACTGCTATATCTTTTTTAGAGGAAACGATATAGCCGTAGACGTATCTTCGCAGTCCTATTCTTCAAAAAGCATTCGAGATTAGTGGTCTTATTCATGTTCCttttgcaaaagaaaataaaattaatcaacacTGTTATATGTGGTCACTCTAGTTATGATTTTAGGTACTGCATGTGCAACATGTTATATagctataatatttttttaaaatgtgagGTTGGCGTACAAAATGGTACTGTAAGAAGATAACCTGATGCAAGGCTAGCAACACTTCTTGCTCAGTTAATAATTGAGAAGATTTAGTCATAGATAAGCTGTGATCACAGAGCTCCATCTGAATGTAGAGTTGCTCATTTTCAAACCAAGAAGAAAAGTATCCAACTATATTTTCATGAGACCCTACAAAGGCAAGAAGGTGAAACTAATTAGTAACATATtaagaaatccaaaaaagtgatgcaaaatatatacatacctACAGCAGCCAAAGCTTGAACTTCCATTAAAGCTTTCCTCCTGCAACGTGCAACATTATTGCGTAAGCACATCAGTCaaccaaaagatagaagcatGTAAATGCATATAGTAGCCACCTTTCTGTGTCTTGATGCAACTGGCGTGTGCTATGTTTCACAGCATACAAGCAGCCGTCGATTCTCCTCAGGACTTTGAAAACCCGACTAAAGTTCCCTGCACCAATTTGCTGGATATGGGAagcaaataaagaaataaataacaagttaCATAATGACCATAAGCTTgacaattaataattataatattttgcagAGTTATAATTCTAGCAACATGTGAAGGTACCTCAATCTCATGAAAATCAGTGTGATACCGTGAAAGTCCATCTCCACCAGTAAGTGCAGGGAAGAAACCTGCAATTTCAACGTTATGCGATTAAAACTTCAAGATAAAAAATCTTTGCTAGCCTTTTACCAGCTCGATGCCCACATCCAAAAAAGGGGGAAATTGATGGAAAAGCTTTCAAATACATCTTAGAATAAGCTTCTAAAACAAGCACTGTACCTGCacattttgatctttgattgcCAAAAGGATCCAAATCCATTTCCAAGGCACCCATCAAATATGGATTTTTAATGCAAGGAGGGGGCATAACCCGACAGCGTAATGCAATCGCAGATTGAGAAACATAACTATGAATCTTCTTTGCTCCAGACACTGATGTTTTATCTAACTTTACTTCATCTGTTTCCATATCAAAAGTATCATTTGCAAGTTCTACCACTTGTTGACGGCCAGACAAGCTGGGACTCAGAGGATTTAACAAGACACAATCTGCCAAAAGCACAGATGTCCAGTTACAAAGATGCACCATACTTGTCCAAAAAAGAGGAAATTTAAGAAGAAAAGGGAGGTACTACTTTGTAGCCACTAAAAAGTTTCCATCAGCAAAATAATGGAAATTCAAGAAGTGGTAATCATTTCTTGTAAACATATTCATTACCCGTTAGGAAGTACCAAAATGCCTTGATGTTCATTTTCCTCAAACCAGTATTTAACTGACGTTAAGACCGTCGTCTGGATGGCTTAATTGAACTTGTTAAACATGTTCATCGAAATGCGTtccaataataatattcattcaATACATCAGGGGGTATGCTTACATCCATTTCAGATAAGTTTCTATCCAATTTCATGGTCTctataaaaaatctaaattcttGAAAGTTTGATAATTTAAGTTGAAGTCAAGTTCATATTTCCAATTCACACTACCATTTGCCACAATAAACCGTCAACCTACCTGATATTCTGCTCATTGAACATCTTATACAACTTGCCTCACACTACTCATACTAAATAACTCGGGCAAACATTCCAATTTGTGGACAATTTCAGTTCAAAATGCCTCAAAAATCCCTGCATGAACATCTTAAGTCGTGGATGCAGCCATCTCAAGCTCCATAACCATAGCAAACAAATCACATGCTTGTAGCAAACACCCATGTTTAGTCTAACAACACCATTCAGTGGATGTAACTCAAAAAATTCCCGTGATTCTATAAGTATATGCAAGTCAATTTTAGCTTAATATATCATCTAAGAACAATAAACCAGCAAAAAGGAATCACCAAATGCTGCAAAAACTGATCTCACCTGGCCGACGCCTCTTACTTTTCACTGTATTCAGTTTGTCCGGCGACATTGGGCAAGGAACGTTTTCCTGTGGATAAAAAAGTGAAAAGCATTCAATTTAGAGTTTCGACACCTATTCTTTAGCAGAAACTAAGGAATAAATCCATTATTTACGTCACCTTGTTGCAATCGAAAACGTTCAGTACATTTTGATCATCCGGGGTGATATAGTCCGGAGTGCTGCATTCCGGGATAACCCAAACcataaataacaaaagaaaactgtttgtaacatttaaatatgcaataaaaaaaaatcatcagataaccaacaaagaacaaaaatacCTAAAATCACATAGTTCAATCCGATTCGCTTCACTCCAACACaagataattaaaaaacaaGCAACAGTTTTTTTCTCTCGCTCTCCCTCGATAGCACGAAACGACCTCCAAAGTGCAAATTAAagccataaaaaatataaaagttttgATTCGCTAGTTAGAAAAATTGATATACCAGAAGAAATCTTGGCTGAGAATGAAATCTCGGTCGTCTGCATCGGCATCGGCATTGGCACCGGCACCTGACAAGGACGGAAGATTCACATCGGCGGCATCTTGTCCTAGAATATTGTGGAAGAAAGAGGGGTTGGATAAAGAGGATGAGGCGGAAGAAGAGGATTGGTGGTGGAGCTGAAAGGGAACCAGAGAGGCCTGGCCTAGCTGAACCTGCTGCAACTGCCTCGCCAGAGTGCCCTTCATTTCTCTCCTCCTCTTTAGGGCTTTCGTCTTcatcaacctctctctctctctctctctctctctctctctctctggtctGCTCTAAATACTTAAGAATTGAAGCGTGTCGCTTCGACTTTCGGAAAGACTTTTTTGGGAAAATATGGAGGGGGCCTGGGGGAGCATATAATTCAAATTGCGCGGGAAGGAATCTGGATTCCGTGCAACCGGGACTACATGGAAACAGACTTGAcctttggatttgtttttctGCACCGCTGGATGAAATACTTCGAATTAATCAAACGGTTATTTTTGGTCCTGCAATTTTTTACAAGAAGTAATGTCTGGAGTTGCGACTCTGTGCTGTGGAAGGCTGGAAGCTTTTCTCGATTCGGTGGGAATAAAAAGTTAGTgcgctttaaaaataaattataggaCGGATCGATGGGCttatttgtctttttattttttcttcctttattATTGGTAATGGTGAGCAGCTT
This genomic window from Carya illinoinensis cultivar Pawnee chromosome 7, C.illinoinensisPawnee_v1, whole genome shotgun sequence contains:
- the LOC122315055 gene encoding wee1-like protein kinase is translated as MKTKALKRRREMKGTLARQLQQVQLGQASLVPFQLHHQSSSSASSSLSNPSFFHNILGQDAADVNLPSLSGAGANADADADDRDFILSQDFFCTPDYITPDDQNVLNVFDCNKENVPCPMSPDKLNTVKSKRRRPDCVLLNPLSPSLSGRQQVVELANDTFDMETDEVKLDKTSVSGAKKIHSYVSQSAIALRCRVMPPPCIKNPYLMGALEMDLDPFGNQRSKCAGFFPALTGGDGLSRYHTDFHEIEQIGAGNFSRVFKVLRRIDGCLYAVKHSTRQLHQDTERRKALMEVQALAAVGSHENIVGYFSSWFENEQLYIQMELCDHSLSMTKSSQLLTEQEVLLALHQVAKALQFIHERGIVHLDVKPDNIYVKNGVYKLGDFGCATLTDKSLPIEEGDARYMPQEILNEKYDYLDKVDIFSLGAAIYELIRGSPLPESRSQFLNLKEGKLPLLPGHSLQFQNLLKAMVDPDPVRRPSAKELVQNTIFNKVLRNAT